From a region of the Andrena cerasifolii isolate SP2316 chromosome 13, iyAndCera1_principal, whole genome shotgun sequence genome:
- the LOC143375657 gene encoding endoribonuclease dcr-1-like has protein sequence MLHLAKISLMTMEGNSDEFVARPYEIDKPYTKGGKHTVFLDNTVGLVTQQSIYIARLSGLTCGEFSVDKNGVFWTRDIREKELEENQVLVMTSSILIDTFCHGPIFLNRINLLTSDEYHRAVNDRPTRQLAQQFENCSKDEPKVLALAASSLNSNVNLAKVELPVKCLEIIFHAKVAAINPAMQVKNYATPEEIIVEYNEYDIPHVGKQINDAINEIEYVLKVIVLKGSLKCITSSEACGPKTVNRKLASILRDIQEQFAYSGVYGASKAVLLHLIQLECIKNYTQEEETMNVLGYFITELTKFRKLLEDEMKDVTDMEKIHKYSCDQVRKLFRVLKNFRVNKCTDEKFSCIIFVQQQCTANVLYHILKNLSTHDEEFKFLRSDFLAGLSNNPYNNSRESLCISKWNREVLGRFKNGLSNCVIATDVLEEGIDKPACRLIVRYNGY, from the exons ATGTTACATCTCGCGAAAATCAGTTTaat GACTATGGAGGGCAACAGTGATGAATTTGTAGCAAGGCCATATGAAATTGATAA ACCATATACGAAAGGTGGGAAGCATACTGTATTTTTAGATAATACAGTAGGATTAGTCACACAACAGAGTATATATATTGCAAGGCTATCCGGATTAACCTGCGGTGAATTCAGTGTTGACAAGAATGGTGTTTTTTGGACTAGAGATATACGGGAAAAAGAGTTGGAAGAAAATCAG GTTTTAGTGATGACCTCATCGATTTTGATCGATACATTTTGTCATGgacctatatttttaaatagaataaatttgtTAACTTCTGACGAATATCACAGAGCAGTGAACGATCGTCCAACGAGGCAACTCGCGCAACAATTTGAAAATTGCTCTAAAGATGAACCAAAAGTTTTAGCTTTGGCAGCTTCATCATTAAATTCTAATGTGAATTTGGCTAAAGTAGAATTGCCTGTTAAG TGTttggaaataatatttcatgcAAAAGTGGCCGCAATAAATCCAGCAATGCaagtaaaaaattatgcaactccAGAAGAAATAATCGTCGAGTACAATGAATACGATATACCTCATGTTGGAAAGCAGATAAACGACGCCATCAATGAAATAGAGTACGTTTTGAAAGTTATAGTTTTGAAGGGTTCTTTAAAGTGTATTACATCTAGCGAAGCATGCGGGCCAAAAACTGTGAACAGAAAGTTGGCATCCATACTAAGAGACATACAAGAACAATTTGCATATTCAG GAGTATATGGTGCAAGTAAAGCTGTTTTGCTCCATTTAATTCAATTAGAatgcataaaaaattatacccAGGAAGAA GAAACCATGAACGTTCTGGGATATTTTATTACAGAATTGACTAAATTTAGAAAGCTGTTGGAGGATGAAATGAAAGATGTTACAGATAtggaaaaaattcacaa GTATTCATGTGATCAGGTTCGAAAACTTTTCAGAGTATTAAAGAACTTCCGTGTTAACAAATGCACCGATGagaaattttcttgtattatttttgtacaacAACAATGTACAGCAAACGTGCTATATCACATATTAAAG AATTTATCTACACACGacgaagaatttaaatttctgcGATCCGACTTTTTGGCTGGCTTGTCAAACAACCCTTACAATAATTCTAGAGAATCGTTGTGCATCTCAAAATGGAACAGGGAGGTTTTAGGCAG GTTCAAAAATGGTTTATCGAATTGTGTTATTGCGACAGATGTTCTGGAGGAAGGTATAGACAAACCAGCGTGTAGATTAATTGTAAGATATAATGGATATTAG